A part of Bacillus thuringiensis genomic DNA contains:
- a CDS encoding ABC transporter ATP-binding protein — MVEPIIQIKNMKKVYELGGETVMALKSVSLDIQKGDFISIIGPSGSGKSTFMNMIGCLDRPDSGEYLLDNEEIGKMKSSELATIRNEKIGFIFQNFNLIAKLTAAENVELPLIYRGMKAGERRETALEALRKVGLADRANHLPSQLSGGQQQRVAIARALAGHPPILLADEPTGALDSKTSKEILGIMNALNEQGHTIILITHDLDVAKKASRVVRIHDGQLYENGGEWFANIQNGTEKHKSE; from the coding sequence ATGGTGGAGCCAATTATTCAAATAAAGAACATGAAGAAAGTGTACGAACTTGGCGGCGAAACTGTAATGGCTCTAAAGAGTGTTTCCCTCGATATTCAAAAGGGCGATTTTATCTCTATCATAGGACCATCAGGCTCTGGTAAATCAACATTTATGAACATGATTGGATGCTTAGATCGACCGGATTCAGGTGAATACTTGCTAGATAATGAAGAGATAGGAAAAATGAAAAGCTCTGAGCTGGCGACGATTCGAAATGAAAAAATAGGTTTCATTTTTCAAAACTTCAACCTGATAGCGAAACTGACAGCAGCTGAGAATGTCGAGCTTCCACTTATTTACCGAGGTATGAAAGCGGGAGAACGAAGAGAAACAGCATTAGAAGCATTACGAAAAGTAGGATTGGCAGATCGAGCGAATCATTTACCTTCTCAATTGTCGGGTGGGCAACAGCAACGTGTTGCCATAGCACGTGCGTTGGCTGGACATCCTCCTATTCTACTAGCAGATGAACCGACTGGAGCACTTGATAGTAAAACGAGTAAAGAAATATTAGGAATTATGAATGCATTAAATGAGCAAGGACATACCATTATTCTTATTACGCATGATTTAGATGTTGCAAAGAAAGCAAGCCGCGTCGTCCGAATTCACGATGGACAGCTCTATGAGAATGGAGGTGAATGGTTTGCAAACATTCAAAATGGCACTGAAAAGCATAAGAGCGAATAA
- a CDS encoding ABC transporter permease, giving the protein MQTFKMALKSIRANKIRAFLTMLGIIIGVSSVIVMVAIGQGSTKEVQDQIGNLGTNVLTVSITDSDATFKEKDAKQIQDIDGIKAIAPTVSGRVTVKHEKTNTQVSMIGTTSSYLDVRDLKLQSGRFIADLDQGNHSKIAVLGASTAQTLFGLGDPVGKSVKVNGTSYKVVGVLESVGSSLGTSGDSTIIVPLSTGQRLAATTNVGTTYVKVENEDMIHFISTRIERTMNSIIGDTDSYSVSSPKDLMETASSVNDTMTFMLGGSAAISLIVGGIGIMNIMLVSVSERTKEIGIRKAIGAKRKNILLQFLIEAVILSSFGGIIGIGIGVISAQIFTIATGTTIVYSIPVMLLSFVFSLLVGVIFGVFPANKASKLDPIQALRYE; this is encoded by the coding sequence TTGCAAACATTCAAAATGGCACTGAAAAGCATAAGAGCGAATAAAATTAGAGCATTCTTAACAATGCTGGGGATTATTATCGGCGTATCTTCTGTTATAGTCATGGTCGCGATAGGGCAAGGGTCGACCAAAGAGGTACAAGATCAAATTGGTAACCTGGGTACAAATGTATTAACGGTATCGATTACGGATTCAGATGCTACATTTAAAGAAAAAGACGCAAAACAAATTCAGGATATCGATGGTATTAAAGCTATTGCACCGACAGTATCAGGAAGAGTAACAGTGAAACATGAAAAAACGAATACACAAGTATCAATGATTGGAACAACTTCTTCGTACTTAGACGTCCGTGATTTAAAACTGCAATCAGGACGCTTCATTGCAGACTTAGATCAGGGAAATCATTCAAAAATCGCAGTACTTGGTGCAAGCACTGCACAAACATTATTCGGTTTAGGAGATCCGGTCGGTAAATCAGTAAAGGTAAACGGAACATCTTATAAAGTTGTTGGGGTTCTTGAATCAGTGGGAAGTTCATTAGGAACAAGCGGAGATAGTACGATTATTGTTCCTCTTAGCACTGGACAGCGTTTAGCTGCTACTACGAATGTTGGGACAACATATGTGAAGGTAGAAAATGAGGATATGATTCATTTCATATCGACCCGAATTGAAAGAACGATGAATTCAATCATAGGTGATACAGATAGTTATAGCGTATCAAGTCCAAAAGATTTAATGGAAACTGCATCATCTGTCAATGATACGATGACATTCATGCTAGGCGGAAGTGCAGCAATCTCTCTTATCGTAGGCGGGATTGGCATTATGAATATTATGCTCGTATCAGTTTCAGAACGTACGAAAGAAATAGGTATTAGAAAAGCAATTGGAGCAAAGCGTAAAAATATTCTGCTTCAATTTCTCATCGAAGCAGTCATATTGAGTTCGTTCGGTGGAATAATTGGAATAGGAATTGGGGTAATTAGTGCACAAATATTTACGATAGCCACAGGTACAACAATAGTGTACTCCATACCGGTTATGCTATTATCATTTGTTTTTTCTTTATTAGTTGGAGTGATATTCGGTGTATTCCCGGCGAATAAAGCGTCGAAGCTTGATCCAATTCAAGCATTACGATATGAATAG
- a CDS encoding protoporphyrinogen oxidase produces the protein MINFKPENLNHLLKIMLISANKSYDAIKDYEFTGEAVVFRVDFEYIDVSLMIVDMLGGSASKFNILPYARPNTNEIDYIQFQVYSINEGNFKEVMDTM, from the coding sequence ATGATTAATTTTAAACCAGAAAATTTAAATCACTTATTAAAAATAATGCTCATTAGTGCGAATAAGTCGTATGATGCGATTAAAGATTATGAGTTTACGGGAGAAGCAGTAGTATTCCGTGTAGATTTCGAATATATTGACGTTTCTCTAATGATTGTAGATATGTTAGGAGGATCAGCTTCTAAATTTAACATTTTGCCATATGCCCGCCCGAATACGAATGAAATAGATTACATTCAGTTTCAAGTGTATTCGATTAATGAAGGGAATTTTAAAGAAGTAATGGATACGATGTAG
- a CDS encoding PH domain-containing protein: MQPLEREIHSNMLKVWRIHALIGAAVILAVVIAYFFFMITFNWWGWLFGLLVTGAIIFIPLDYFVFPNLRQRYYSYRLNEEEIEIQKGMFVVKRVLIPMMRVQHVTIEQGPIMRKYNLAELHISTAATSHSIPGLTKEEAEQLKRQIGELAKVSDQDV; the protein is encoded by the coding sequence ATGCAGCCGTTAGAAAGGGAGATTCATTCTAATATGCTGAAAGTGTGGCGAATCCACGCTTTAATTGGGGCAGCAGTTATACTAGCAGTCGTAATTGCGTATTTCTTTTTTATGATTACTTTTAATTGGTGGGGATGGTTGTTTGGTTTGCTAGTAACAGGAGCTATTATATTTATCCCGCTTGATTATTTTGTGTTTCCAAATTTACGTCAACGTTATTATAGTTACAGATTAAATGAAGAAGAGATTGAGATTCAAAAGGGAATGTTCGTTGTAAAACGCGTACTTATTCCGATGATGCGTGTGCAGCATGTAACGATTGAACAAGGACCGATTATGAGAAAGTATAATTTAGCAGAATTACATATTTCAACAGCGGCAACTTCTCATAGTATTCCAGGCTTAACGAAGGAAGAAGCAGAACAGTTGAAAAGACAAATTGGAGAACTTGCGAAAGTGAGTGATCAGGATGTATAA
- a CDS encoding PH domain-containing protein: protein MYKRQHPITILLGIRIATLLPFIFLVLFRSDGQVEPWYFFHLVLLAIVFIMAIFSAIKWYFKVYWVENNIVHIKHGVFVKKESYLNKERVQNISTSSNIIYQMLGLTKLNIEVAGGGTEPEVMLAGIREDEAKELIALLHKERSVVTEETPAAEESQTVYQLTTKEILVASVTSGRFGLVFSGLLLIYTEFNQFLPEWLISRVEAYVMDNGVYELIVMAAILMAVSWVISTVGYALKYANFKIERNRNEIRIVQGLFDKKEFVLKLHRIQAITVKEGILRQPFGYCSVEVEVIQSIEAAGNEVMLHPFMKKKDVQQLLTYLQLPYEMEKEIVHLPKSALRRYVIMGWITSAVLAVPITGASIYFKQHIALFTLIPLFIIFTLLAYARYTSSGYMIRDNQLVTVYRGLAKYTGIMRRRHVQAVGYNQSYFQKKDELCTAVVSVAGQGYEVKHMRKEDALRIYNWYKEKGNTGV, encoded by the coding sequence ATGTATAAAAGGCAACATCCGATCACGATTTTATTAGGTATTCGAATTGCGACTTTGTTGCCTTTTATTTTTCTTGTTTTATTTCGATCGGATGGTCAAGTAGAACCTTGGTATTTCTTTCATCTTGTTCTTTTGGCCATAGTATTTATTATGGCTATTTTCTCAGCTATAAAATGGTATTTTAAAGTGTACTGGGTCGAAAATAATATTGTACATATTAAACACGGTGTGTTCGTTAAGAAAGAAAGTTATTTAAATAAAGAACGTGTGCAAAATATTAGTACGTCTTCTAACATCATCTATCAGATGCTTGGACTGACAAAGTTAAATATCGAAGTAGCGGGCGGCGGTACTGAGCCGGAAGTGATGTTAGCTGGTATTAGAGAAGATGAAGCGAAGGAACTTATTGCTTTATTACATAAAGAAAGAAGTGTTGTGACTGAAGAGACGCCTGCGGCAGAAGAAAGTCAGACGGTATATCAGTTAACGACGAAAGAAATTTTAGTTGCATCCGTTACATCTGGTAGATTCGGATTAGTATTTTCTGGATTACTTCTTATTTACACAGAGTTTAATCAATTTCTACCAGAATGGCTTATCAGTAGAGTGGAAGCGTATGTGATGGATAACGGTGTATATGAATTAATCGTTATGGCGGCGATTTTAATGGCAGTCTCGTGGGTCATTTCTACAGTCGGCTATGCGTTAAAATATGCGAACTTTAAAATAGAGCGAAATAGAAATGAAATTCGCATCGTGCAGGGATTATTTGATAAGAAAGAGTTTGTGTTAAAATTACACCGCATTCAAGCAATTACAGTGAAAGAAGGCATTCTCCGTCAACCTTTCGGATATTGCTCTGTCGAAGTGGAAGTTATTCAAAGTATAGAAGCGGCTGGAAATGAAGTAATGCTACATCCCTTTATGAAAAAGAAAGATGTCCAGCAGTTACTTACGTATTTGCAGTTGCCATATGAAATGGAAAAGGAAATCGTTCATTTACCGAAATCGGCATTACGCCGTTACGTAATAATGGGCTGGATTACAAGTGCTGTGCTCGCTGTGCCGATTACCGGTGCGAGTATATATTTTAAACAACATATCGCATTGTTCACTTTAATACCATTATTTATTATATTTACGTTACTTGCATACGCTCGGTATACAAGTAGTGGTTATATGATACGAGACAATCAGCTAGTCACGGTATACCGAGGTCTTGCGAAATATACAGGGATCATGCGCAGAAGGCATGTGCAAGCAGTAGGATATAATCAATCGTATTTTCAAAAGAAAGACGAGCTATGTACAGCTGTTGTATCAGTGGCGGGGCAAGGTTATGAAGTGAAGCATATGCGTAAAGAAGATGCACTTCGTATATATAATTGGTATAAAGAAAAAGGAAACACCGGTGTGTAA
- the hmoB gene encoding heme-degrading monooxygenase HmoB, whose translation MKAIISYETPLEQAHFTAKNNEKDMFYKENTEESVEGSLQYDVLDAVGEFKGQPGYIVCNNISVTDEGRPVFENRFKNRAGLIENEPGFQAIRVLRPLSNDTYVILTMWETEQNFKDWTESRSFENAHKKRPAQAEGQAQAQAHPHAEQQKSIFSRPSFVTTFDVLV comes from the coding sequence ATGAAGGCTATTATTTCATACGAAACACCTCTAGAACAAGCACATTTCACTGCAAAAAATAATGAAAAAGATATGTTTTATAAAGAAAATACAGAAGAATCTGTAGAAGGATCACTTCAGTATGACGTACTAGACGCTGTTGGCGAATTTAAAGGACAACCTGGCTACATCGTTTGTAATAACATTTCTGTAACAGATGAAGGTCGCCCAGTATTTGAAAACCGCTTTAAAAACCGCGCTGGCCTTATCGAAAACGAACCAGGATTCCAAGCAATTCGCGTTCTACGCCCATTAAGTAACGATACATATGTTATCTTAACGATGTGGGAAACGGAGCAAAACTTTAAAGACTGGACAGAATCACGTTCATTCGAAAACGCTCATAAAAAACGCCCTGCACAAGCAGAAGGACAAGCTCAGGCTCAGGCGCATCCACATGCGGAACAGCAGAAAAGTATTTTCTCTCGTCCGTCATTTGTAACTACTTTTGATGTGTTAGTTTAG
- a CDS encoding transglycosylase domain-containing protein, with translation MKKVKWTLLGGLATLVLAIVFYKLIVLAGGYMTDEKQLVFHSSSRIVDQKGKEITKLYVENRDLVPIEQIPKYVQQSFIAVEDSRFYEHQGIDYPSIFRALYKDTLAGEKVEGGSTITQQLAKNVFLTREKTVTRKLKEVAISLQLEQKYTKQQILEMYMNHIYFGHGAYGIQAAAKLYFNKNVEDLTVEEGAMLAGLPKSPNGYSPYFSPEKSKERRDLVLSLMHKQGYLTAEESVRYQGKTIALYKNLDENELAYMPYIDMVIDEAARLYGLSHQEVLRGGYTFVVPMDEKIQKVAYNQFQDARNFPGKEEGAQGAFLLMDNRTGGIKAAIGGRKYVPRGFNRVFAKRQPGSVLKPLIVYAPALETKKYNPYSLLTNERHSFEGYEPRNYNHAYSKEMTMYDAILESANVPAVSLLNELGVEEGKQYLEKGNVHITDAGLSTALGGLKNGVSTFELVKMYRAFLANGDIIEPHVIDKVLNRHGAVIGESPKVETKIFSKQTAWYMTKMLEGVVKEGTAKAGVYNGALAGKTGTTSLPNDDIGARDMWFVGYTPNLVGAVWIGYDRTDKEHQLQGESASATKLFKKILTKANVEQKEQFMKPEGVETIGAPIRLRKIEDVKMKLAFSPFGLFKAKLSWTPLPDERIMYRIYRVENGIHTQVGTVNGAGEYEEKFVNIFSKPSFYVVPYNTQTNREGEKSKVAKP, from the coding sequence ATGAAGAAAGTAAAGTGGACTTTATTAGGTGGGTTAGCAACGCTTGTATTAGCGATTGTATTTTATAAACTTATTGTGTTAGCTGGTGGCTATATGACAGATGAAAAGCAACTCGTTTTTCATTCTTCATCACGTATCGTTGACCAGAAAGGGAAAGAAATTACGAAATTATACGTAGAAAATAGAGATCTCGTACCAATCGAGCAAATTCCAAAATACGTGCAGCAGTCGTTTATTGCGGTGGAAGATTCTCGTTTTTATGAGCATCAAGGAATTGATTACCCGTCCATATTCCGTGCTCTTTATAAAGATACGTTAGCTGGAGAGAAGGTAGAAGGCGGTAGTACGATTACGCAGCAACTAGCGAAAAACGTCTTTTTAACTCGTGAAAAAACAGTTACGCGGAAATTGAAGGAAGTCGCAATTTCGCTTCAATTAGAGCAAAAATATACGAAGCAACAAATTCTTGAAATGTATATGAATCATATTTATTTTGGGCATGGGGCTTACGGTATTCAAGCAGCAGCAAAGTTGTATTTTAATAAAAATGTAGAGGATTTAACAGTAGAAGAAGGAGCAATGCTTGCAGGCCTTCCGAAGTCGCCAAACGGATATTCACCTTATTTCTCTCCAGAGAAGAGTAAGGAGCGCCGCGATCTCGTATTGTCACTTATGCATAAACAAGGCTATTTGACTGCCGAAGAAAGTGTACGTTATCAAGGAAAGACAATTGCTCTTTACAAAAACTTAGACGAGAATGAACTCGCATATATGCCGTATATTGATATGGTTATAGATGAAGCAGCTCGTTTATATGGATTGTCTCATCAAGAAGTACTTCGCGGAGGATATACGTTTGTTGTTCCGATGGATGAAAAGATTCAAAAGGTAGCGTATAACCAGTTTCAAGATGCACGGAATTTCCCTGGGAAAGAAGAGGGGGCGCAAGGTGCTTTTTTATTAATGGATAATCGTACAGGCGGAATTAAAGCGGCGATTGGCGGAAGAAAGTACGTCCCGAGAGGTTTCAATCGTGTTTTTGCAAAAAGACAGCCGGGCTCTGTGCTAAAGCCACTTATCGTCTATGCGCCAGCACTCGAAACGAAAAAGTATAATCCGTATTCGTTATTGACGAATGAAAGACATTCTTTTGAAGGGTATGAACCCCGAAATTATAACCATGCGTATTCGAAAGAAATGACGATGTACGATGCGATTTTAGAGTCAGCAAATGTACCGGCAGTTTCTTTATTAAATGAGTTAGGGGTAGAAGAAGGAAAGCAATATTTAGAGAAAGGAAATGTTCATATTACCGATGCTGGTTTAAGTACAGCACTTGGCGGGCTGAAAAATGGTGTTTCAACATTTGAACTTGTGAAAATGTATCGTGCATTTTTAGCAAATGGTGATATTATTGAGCCGCACGTTATTGATAAAGTGTTAAATAGACACGGCGCAGTCATTGGAGAATCTCCAAAAGTAGAAACGAAAATTTTCTCGAAACAAACGGCATGGTATATGACGAAAATGCTTGAAGGAGTTGTGAAGGAAGGGACAGCGAAAGCTGGTGTATATAACGGGGCGTTAGCTGGAAAAACAGGTACAACTTCCTTACCAAATGATGATATTGGAGCTAGAGATATGTGGTTCGTTGGCTATACGCCAAATTTAGTAGGCGCTGTTTGGATTGGTTATGATCGTACGGATAAAGAGCATCAGTTACAAGGAGAAAGTGCGTCAGCAACGAAATTGTTTAAGAAAATTTTAACGAAGGCAAATGTAGAACAGAAAGAACAGTTTATGAAACCAGAAGGTGTGGAAACAATCGGTGCTCCGATTCGTCTTCGCAAAATTGAAGATGTGAAAATGAAATTAGCGTTTAGCCCTTTCGGTTTATTTAAAGCGAAATTAAGCTGGACACCACTTCCAGATGAAAGAATTATGTATCGAATTTATCGAGTGGAAAACGGAATTCATACGCAGGTAGGCACTGTAAATGGTGCCGGGGAATATGAAGAAAAGTTCGTTAACATCTTTTCAAAACCGAGTTTTTACGTTGTGCCATATAACACACAAACGAACCGTGAGGGAGAAAAGTCAAAAGTAGCTAAACCATAG
- the hemE gene encoding uroporphyrinogen decarboxylase translates to MVRTINETFLKACRGERTDYVPAWYMRQAGRSQPEYRKIKEKYSLFEITHNPELCAYVTKLPVDQYNVDAAILYKDIMSPLPAIGVDVEIKSGIGPVIDNPIRSLQDVEKLGEINPEDDVPYILDTIRLLTTEMLDVPLIGFSGAPFTLASYMIEGGPSRNYHNTKAFMYAEPKAWFALMDKLADMVITYLKAQINAGAKAVQIFDSWVGTVNVADYRVFIKPAMERIFAEVRKMGVPMIMHGVGAAHLVNEWHDLPLDVVGLDWRLPIEEARARGVHKAVQGNMDPSFLLAPWSVIEEHVKGILDQGMKQPGYIFNLGHGVFPEVNPDTLKRLTTFIHEYSKGQLAK, encoded by the coding sequence TTGGTAAGAACTATAAATGAGACATTTTTAAAAGCATGTAGGGGGGAACGTACTGATTATGTACCAGCATGGTATATGCGTCAAGCAGGTCGTTCGCAGCCGGAATATAGAAAGATAAAAGAAAAATATTCTTTATTTGAAATTACACATAATCCAGAGTTATGTGCTTACGTTACAAAACTGCCAGTTGATCAATATAACGTAGACGCAGCAATTCTTTATAAAGATATTATGTCACCACTACCTGCGATTGGTGTGGATGTAGAAATTAAATCGGGTATTGGTCCAGTTATTGATAATCCAATCCGTTCTTTACAAGACGTAGAAAAACTAGGGGAAATCAATCCAGAAGATGACGTGCCGTACATATTAGATACGATTCGTTTATTAACGACAGAAATGTTAGACGTACCGTTAATCGGTTTTTCAGGAGCTCCATTTACATTAGCGAGCTATATGATTGAAGGCGGTCCATCTCGTAACTACCATAATACGAAAGCGTTCATGTATGCAGAGCCGAAAGCTTGGTTCGCTTTAATGGATAAGTTAGCAGATATGGTTATTACATATTTAAAAGCGCAAATTAACGCAGGAGCAAAAGCAGTTCAAATTTTCGATTCTTGGGTTGGAACGGTAAATGTAGCAGATTACCGTGTATTTATTAAACCAGCAATGGAGCGTATTTTTGCAGAAGTTCGTAAGATGGGTGTTCCAATGATTATGCACGGCGTAGGAGCTGCACACTTAGTAAATGAATGGCACGACTTACCGCTTGATGTAGTCGGCTTAGATTGGCGCTTACCGATTGAAGAGGCACGTGCACGCGGCGTTCATAAGGCGGTACAAGGTAATATGGACCCGTCATTCTTACTTGCGCCATGGTCTGTTATTGAAGAACATGTAAAAGGTATTTTAGATCAAGGGATGAAACAGCCAGGTTATATCTTTAACTTAGGACACGGTGTATTCCCGGAAGTAAATCCAGATACATTAAAACGTTTAACTACATTTATTCATGAATACTCTAAAGGGCAGTTAGCGAAGTAA
- the hemH gene encoding ferrochelatase: protein MKKKIGLLVMAYGTPYKEEDIERYYTHIRRGRKPSPEMLEDLTERYRAIGGISPLATITLEQAEKLEQRLNEVQDEVEYHMYLGLKHIEPFIEDAVKDMHNDGIQDAIALVLAPHYSTFSVKSYVGRAQEEAEKLGNLTIHGIDSWYKEPKFIQYWVDAVKGIYNGMSEAEREKAVLIVSAHSLPEKIIALGDPYPDQLNETADYIARGAEVANYAVGWQSAGNTPDPWIGPDVQDLTRELNEKYGYTSFVYAPVGFVAEHLEVLYDNDFECKVVTDEIGAKYYRPEMPNASDAFIDCLTDVVVKKKESVL from the coding sequence ATGAAAAAGAAAATTGGTTTGCTTGTAATGGCATACGGAACGCCATATAAAGAAGAAGATATTGAACGTTACTATACACATATTCGCAGAGGAAGAAAGCCAAGTCCTGAAATGCTAGAAGATTTAACAGAGCGTTACCGTGCAATTGGTGGTATTTCTCCTTTAGCTACTATTACATTAGAGCAAGCTGAAAAGTTAGAACAGCGTTTAAATGAAGTACAAGATGAAGTAGAGTACCATATGTATCTTGGTTTAAAACATATCGAACCGTTCATTGAAGATGCAGTGAAAGATATGCATAACGACGGTATACAAGATGCAATCGCACTTGTTCTTGCGCCGCACTATTCTACATTTAGCGTGAAATCGTATGTAGGACGAGCACAAGAAGAAGCTGAGAAACTTGGAAACTTAACAATTCATGGCATTGATAGCTGGTATAAAGAACCGAAATTCATTCAGTACTGGGTTGATGCAGTGAAAGGTATATATAACGGTATGTCAGAAGCAGAGCGTGAAAAAGCAGTATTAATCGTATCTGCACATAGCTTACCAGAAAAAATTATCGCACTTGGCGATCCATATCCAGATCAATTAAATGAAACAGCTGACTATATTGCAAGAGGTGCTGAAGTAGCAAACTATGCAGTAGGTTGGCAAAGTGCAGGAAACACACCAGATCCTTGGATTGGTCCAGATGTACAAGATTTAACGAGAGAACTAAATGAAAAGTACGGTTATACTTCATTCGTATACGCACCAGTTGGATTTGTTGCGGAACATTTAGAAGTTTTATATGACAATGACTTTGAGTGTAAAGTTGTGACAGATGAAATTGGCGCAAAATATTATCGTCCAGAAATGCCAAATGCATCGGACGCATTTATTGATTGCTTAACAGATGTTGTAGTAAAGAAAAAAGAATCTGTATTGTAA
- the hemY gene encoding protoporphyrinogen oxidase — MRKKVVIIGGGITGLTTMYNLQKEIHDKNLPIDTLLIEASGKLGGKIQTVRKDGFTIERGPDSFLARKESAARLARELGLGNEIVNNKAGQSFILVNNRLHKMPSGSMMGIPTQITPFLFSGLLSPIGKLRAGFDLLMPRSKPVSDQSLGQFFRHRLGNEVVENLIEPLLSGIYAGDIDEMSLMSTFPQMYQIEQKHRSISLGMRTLAPKEEKTEPKKGIFQTVKNGLESIVESLEMKMHEGTIIKGTRIEKIAKLGDGYTITLSNGKEIEADAVVVATSHKVLPSMFAQYKQFRFFRNIPSTSVANVAMAFQESAIQRDIDGTGFVVSRNNDYTITACTWTHKKWPHTTPEGKTLLRCYVGRPGDEAVVEQTEEELVQLVLEDLRKTMDITEDPEFTVVSRWKEAMPQYTVGHNERMKKLTTFMEKELPGIYLAGSSYAGSGLPDCIDQGEKAAKRVLSHLEKVMDTELIAQ; from the coding sequence TTGAGGAAAAAAGTTGTAATCATCGGCGGTGGCATTACAGGATTAACAACAATGTATAACTTGCAAAAAGAAATTCATGACAAGAACTTGCCGATCGATACATTACTGATAGAAGCATCGGGTAAACTTGGCGGGAAAATTCAAACCGTTCGAAAAGATGGATTTACAATTGAACGCGGGCCGGATTCTTTCTTAGCACGAAAAGAAAGTGCAGCTAGATTAGCGCGAGAATTAGGTCTTGGCAATGAAATTGTAAATAATAAGGCCGGTCAATCATTTATCCTCGTAAACAATCGGTTACATAAAATGCCGAGCGGATCGATGATGGGAATTCCAACGCAAATTACGCCGTTTCTATTTTCCGGGTTGCTCTCCCCAATTGGTAAACTAAGAGCTGGCTTTGATCTGTTAATGCCGAGATCAAAGCCAGTATCTGACCAATCACTCGGGCAGTTTTTCAGACATCGCCTCGGCAACGAAGTGGTTGAAAATTTAATCGAACCATTACTATCGGGTATTTATGCAGGGGATATTGATGAAATGAGCTTAATGTCAACATTCCCACAGATGTATCAAATCGAGCAGAAACATCGCAGTATTTCACTCGGTATGCGTACACTTGCACCGAAAGAAGAGAAAACTGAACCGAAAAAAGGAATCTTCCAAACAGTGAAAAACGGTTTAGAATCTATCGTAGAATCTCTCGAAATGAAGATGCATGAAGGTACGATAATAAAGGGTACTCGCATTGAAAAAATTGCAAAACTTGGTGATGGTTATACGATTACTCTTAGTAACGGAAAAGAAATAGAAGCGGACGCGGTCGTAGTGGCAACATCACATAAAGTATTGCCATCTATGTTTGCGCAGTACAAGCAGTTTCGTTTCTTCCGCAATATTCCGTCCACATCAGTAGCGAATGTGGCAATGGCTTTCCAAGAATCAGCCATTCAGCGCGATATTGATGGTACAGGATTTGTCGTATCTCGAAATAACGATTACACAATTACAGCATGTACGTGGACACATAAAAAGTGGCCACATACAACGCCAGAAGGAAAAACGCTTCTTCGTTGTTACGTTGGACGACCTGGTGATGAAGCAGTTGTAGAACAAACAGAAGAGGAACTCGTTCAGCTCGTACTAGAAGACTTACGAAAGACGATGGATATTACAGAGGATCCAGAATTTACAGTCGTAAGCCGCTGGAAAGAAGCAATGCCCCAATATACAGTAGGCCATAACGAGCGAATGAAGAAACTCACAACATTTATGGAAAAAGAGTTGCCAGGTATATACTTGGCAGGTAGTTCTTACGCTGGTTCTGGTCTTCCGGACTGTATTGATCAAGGTGAGAAAGCCGCAAAGCGTGTATTATCTCATTTGGAGAAAGTAATGGATACTGAATTAATCGCACAATAA